A window of Punica granatum isolate Tunisia-2019 chromosome 8, ASM765513v2, whole genome shotgun sequence genomic DNA:
ACTCATAGTCCAGGTACCGTTGAGTTCAAGTGCTCAGAGTTCCTCTGCCATAGCCGCTTGCCATCGCGGGTCACGAGCAGCCTCTCTATATGAACGAGGTTCGACATCTAAATCTAAAGTGGCAAGAAACGATATGTATTTATTGGTAGCACCCGTATATGATAAATAGTTGCGGAGAGGATACGGTGTACCTGAAGAATTCTGAGATTCGATTAAGCAAAGAGAGGAAGACTCGATCATTGCCGTATGACATACATAGTCCTTGAGGAATAAAGGCGGCCTACGTATTCGATTTGATCGTCGTAAGATGGAAGCATCCTCTAAAATTATGTCTGATGGTGATCTTGGATTTAGGACGAGCTCCCCTGTGAAGTCCGGTGATGGAGGAGATTGAGCAGAGTTCCTATCTGCATTTAATGGAGAATGGGCTGGCTTCTGAATTGAGCTTGGGCCGAATCCCTGCAACTGATTGGGCTTTCCAGATGAGGAGGAGACGTCACCCGGAGAAGCTGGACCCGGCTTCTGTATTGAGCTTGGGCCGAATTCCTGCAGCGGATTGGTCTTCTCGGACGAAGAGGAGACGCCGCCCGGAGAAGCTGGATCCGGAATTATGTGACCCACTGGACTGTCAATCGGCCCTATTGGGCTCTCTTCTGGGCCTCCCACACCGACTTTATATAATGGACTGTGGATTTCATCATGCTGGCCCGCAATGTATTCTTCTTCCCAGTGCAGTGGTGTGCCCATTTCCGTTCCATTTGTTCCCGAGTCTTCGTAAGGAAACGTATTCTCGTAAAAACTGACATCTCTTGAGACGAAAAATTCTTTGGTCTTTAAATCATAGACACGCCATCCCTTCTTGCCATGGGGATATCCCACAAAAATACATCTCCGTGCTCGTTCCTTGAACTTGTTCGTAGGTGGTGGTCTTATTTGCTCATAATAGAGAGAGCCGAACACTCTCAAGTGTGAATAGATAGGAATCTTGCCAAATAATACTTCGTGTGGACTTTTCCCGGATAATATTGGAGTAGGCGTGATGTTGATCAAATAAGCCGCCGATAAAATACACTCCCCCCAAAATTTTCCCGGTAGAGAGGCTTGAATAAGTAATGCCCGTGCAACATTTAGGAGATGTCGATGCTTTCGCTCAACTTGCCCATTTTGTTGAAGAGTGTCAACACATGAAGTTTGATGAATAATTCCCTTCTGTGAATAGTATTCTTGCATGTCTCGAGATAGAAACTCCGACCCATTGTCGCTTCGAATTATCTTCACATTtgtatcaaattgattttgcacgagattgcaaaaattcattaaatgCCGTTTTGCCTCTGACTTGTCTCGCATCAAATAAACCCACAAGCCTCTACTGAAGTCATCGACtatagttaaaaaataatatgcacCCGAATGAGAACGAACTCTATAAGCACCCCATATATCAACATGCACCAATTGAAAAATAGAGCTCGCTTTATTAAAACTACTCGGGAATTTAGATCTAGTTTGATTGGCTTTATGACAAACCTCACAATCTTTATTCATATCATTCTTCAACAATAAACCGGGAATAACGATACGGGGAGATGGATGTCCCAATCTTTTGTGCCACACATCATTCTCTCTTACTACCGCCACCTTATTAACTTCACGAGTTTGAGCAAAATATCGCAAAAGATAGACTCCCCCATGGAGCTCACCTACTCCAATCATCTTCCTCGACACGCGGTCCTGAATAATGCATAAGTCAGAGGAAAATATTATATGGCAattcatttcttttgaaagCCGCGCAACAGATATGAGATTGCAATCGAAATCTGGAACAAGCAGGACTTTAGACAATACGAAATTGCCTCCAATGTGCACATTGCCAGTATGTGTAGCCTGAACTGATTTTCCGTTTGGAATAAAAACGGGTGAATCGTCTCGCAAAATTGATGATCCAAATAAGAAACGAGAACAACCAGTCATGTGTCTAGAGGCTCCGGTGTCAATAATCCATGTCTCATTGCaagatataaaattaaatcgaTTACCGGTCTGGTTTTCACCCTCTTCATCAGGCCCGACTAGACTGAGTAGCCGTTGAATTTGTTCTTCAGAAAATGGCAACGTTGGAGACGACTGAGTCACTGTTTGTACCGCATTTGCTTGATTGAAACCAGCTCCAGGCCTTTTCCCTTGAAAACCGTGATGCTTCTTACCGAAACCCCCTCTCGATCCTTTCGAATTTCCTGCTTTATACTGACTGTCCCAGCCACCAGAATTTCGATGTCCATCCGAGTTCGTTGGACGCCCATTCAGTTTATAACAGGTGCTCCTTGTATGCCCAATTCGATTGCAGTAGTCGCAATGGGGTCGGTTTCCACCTTGCTGCGTTACAGGTCCGCCATCATCTACTGCCTTTACGGCAAATGCAGTAGCTTCCTGTCTTTGTGTCTCCTGGGAACGAACTATGGTCCTTTGTCGCTCATCCTGACAGACCATCTGATAAACACGATTAAGGTTAGGAAAAGGATCCATGCTAAGTATGTTGGAACGAACCGTAGCAAACTCGGGATTTAATCCCATGAGAAACTGATGAGCTTTCTCCCTTTCTCTCAGTCCCAGTCGATTATGTGCTGCTCCACAAACACACGCACAGGAGCAGGTCATAGACTCAAGGAGATTGTCTAGTTCATCCCAAAGCCCCTTAAGGGACCCATAGTACTCGGCCACCAATTTCCCTTCCTGCCGATATGCATATACCTCGCTCTTCAGTTGGTAAATCCGTGTCTCGTTTCCCTGAGCAAAACGTTGCCTCAAATCTTCCCAAAGGATCCGAGCATTCTCAATGCATGCTATGCTCAGTTGCAAGTCCTTTTCTAATGAGTTTATCATCCATGTAACTACCAGAGAATTCGCCATCAACCATAATGGCTTGTTGGGGTCACCATCTGCAGGCTCAGGTAAAGTTCCATCGATAAACCCTACCTTGTTCTTAGCACGGAGAGCAATCCGCATCAATTGAGACCAGGTAAGGTAGTTTTCTCCATTCAGTTTGCACTCAGTGAGTCGCAAAACTGATCCATCAACTGAAGTTACGGTGTATGGAGACACCAAAGTTGCTGCAGGCGCTGCTGGAAGTGGTGCAGCTTCGACCTGAACGGTTCCTGCAGGAGGGAAAGCAGCTGTATTTGTATTTCCTCCAGACATGGTTGATTAAGGAGTCGGCTTGACTGATTTGCCGAGATTGAGAATGTGATTGTAATTCAACCACACGGCCCTTAGGCTTCACTGCTCTGGTACCATGTTGAAACCAAGAGAGAAGGTGATGGGACCGAAAAGAGAGAGGTGCTGCTATTGTCTGCAAATCCTCGATATTATTTCATTCACTAGAGGAATCTCTTATATGAGCAAAATACATTCAGCTGTAAGAAGAAAGTTCTAGACTTATAGAGAAAGGCAGGATATCTAGCCTAAAATAAAGATGCTATACAAAAATACGAGATACTAGTAATATTAAGATACTAAACTAGTAATTGTACAACTGTAATACTTATCTCTTCGAATTCACACTCCAAAACCCATAGAACTCTGAGATGCTCCATTCTCCTCAATGATGGCTTCGGGATTATAAGTGACCGCAAACCCACACACCTTCCAAGATCGAGTTCTCTTAAGCACCTCTGCAAGTGTGGGCAGTCCGTGAGTAATTCTTGGACACTAGCGGCAAAGTGTAATCCCAAGCAAACATCATCTATTTGGTTGTTCATGCCATTCAGCTCCTCAATCACATTGAGCTCTTCTCCCTCATTTATTGGGTTACCCCACTTTCCCATAACCCAACTAAACACTCTTAAGAATGGCAGACTTGGGACCAGTCCCTTCGGAACACCACATCGATCATCTAAAAGCAGAAACACCAACTTTGTCAGAGTCTTCAGCTCCACAGGCAGCTTCGTTATTTGTGTCCACCACAAATTAAGGTACCTCAAATTTACTAGTGCTCCAATATCTTCTGGTAACTCTTCCAAGTGACTATTGAGTGACAAATCCAGCACTCTCAACAATGGCATGGAAGAAAAGAATCCTTTCGGAAATGTCTTCACACTGGTATCCCGTTTTATCAGAGTAGATAGACTGGAAAAAGCCGTGGGTGTTACAGGGAAGTTTTCCATCTCTTGATGCCTAATCTGGAGAAAAATTGTTTCTGCATTAGTCCACTTCATAAATTCCTTCGGCTCAAAGGACCTCTGCTTTTCCAGACATActatcttattcttcttctgccCATGCTCAGATACCAACCATAAAGCCATATCTCGAACTACATCATGCATTTTAAAAGTTGTTTCGCCAAAAATAGAATTGTCAACTTCCTCCAACAAACAAACATCTATGAGGTGTTCGATTATATTGATTCCCAAATTACGTGCTTCATGTGAACCATCGCATTCGCTGAGAAAGCCctcccccatccatagatcaATCAACTCATCCATGTGATACACAAAATCCTCTGGGAATGTTGAACAATACAAGAAGCACTTCTTCTGCGTTTCATTTGGCAAAGCTTCATAGCTAAATTCTAGCACGGACAGCACCCTTTCTGCCATTCTTGCAAAGCCTGATGGGCGATTCTGCAAATATTCAATAGCTCGTCGCCATTTATCGGGATCCTTCCTACTGGCCATAGCTGCCCCTACAGTAATAAGAGCAAGCGGCAAGTACGCGCACTCTTTAACTAGACATTCGGCAagccttgggatttcaacatgGGCGGTCCAAGTTTCTTCACCCACCTTCTCTCGGAATAGTTCGAGGGCTTTATCTGGTGGCAAACAATCAATCTTCTTTGTCCTCTCAGCTTGCATTTGACCACATACTTCCTCTGATCGGGTTGTGAAGATGATCTTTGATTTCCATTCATGACCACGATAAGGAATGCCAAGATTCAAGAGATCTATTTTCTCCCATATGTCATCCAAAAAGAGCAGAAAACTCTTCCTCTTCATAATGCTATATATCTTGCCAGTTCTATCCGATTCACTGGTGCGATCAAATTCAGATCGATCGAGATTCAATTTCTCCCAGATGGCTTTCTGAATTTTTGTAGGATCAGTTGGTCGGGACACCACAATCCAAGCAACCACATCATATTTATCCTGCCTTCTCAGGATTTCATTGTGGATATTCTTTAAGAGGGTGGTCTTTCCCACACCGCCCATGCCATATATCCCTATACGTCTCACGCTTTCATCTTGAACCCACTCCCATACCTCCTCAAAGCTGGAATCTAAGCCCACTGGCGGCTCGAGAGGTTTCTCAAACATCGGGGGATCATCTGGCTTGTAGGTGAAAACTGTGAAACTGCTGGCCTTGCGAAGCTCTTCTTCCAAAGTGGCTCGCGTCTTCTCGGCACACTTTGATAGCTCGTAATATGATGTGGAGTTCCTGTTGATGAAGAGATTAGAAAACCAATTAAAAGGGACCATTTTTCGTAACAAGATCAACCTAGTTGGGATTTGAGCCCGATCCACAAGATGAGGACATGAGTTGTAAACTAATACATTCAAGCAGGCAGCAAGATGAATCTTACCTTTCAGactcagagagagagacccCTCCAACTCCCTGGAAGCCTTTCTTCATTTCCTGCTCCCCTTGCTCGAGAATCTCTCGCACTTCTTTCTCGAGAAGAAGCTGCACTCGCTCCAACCAGCCGCCCACTTCAAGAAACTTGTTGCTTCACTGTCTCAAAGACATCGTGCAATTCATCTCTCTTGCGGCTGAGAGCCTCAAGAGATCTCTCGAGCTTCAAATCAGCAGGCTCGTAGGCAACATCTTCATTGCAGTTGAATTTACCACCTTGGTCTAGCGTCTCCTCTATCTCGGCTCTCTTTGCCTTGGCAAGCTTCGACTGCCTGTAACGTGCGCGGCAATTACTGAAACAGAGTCCGCACAGGCAAGTCATCCCCATCATCTCCTTCCCCTTGACCAGAATCTCTTCGACTTCCTTCCTATGGGTTTCCACCCTCTGCAACCAGCCATCCGCGATGGGCCTTCGGATCCATCGTTCTCCTTTTTCAGCTGTTGAGACCAGTCGGTTCACGTCATCATAGACACATCGCAGCTCTGCCATCTTGCTCTCGAGGGCTTTCAAATTGTCACCAAGACTCTTGATGTACCTCCGGTAATTCGCCGTGCGATCCCAGCACGTGAGGCAAGCGCCAAACACATTGTTCGCGATATCAGCCATTTGGGTCTTTTGACTGAAAGTTGAAAATGATGACGATAACAGTTTCAGAAGATGAATTTAGTGTCCAAAATATGAG
This region includes:
- the LOC116187427 gene encoding probable disease resistance protein At5g63020; protein product: MKKGFQGVGGVSLSESERNSTSYYELSKCAEKTRATLEEELRKASSFTVFTYKPDDPPMFEKPLEPPVGLDSSFEEVWEWVQDESVRRIGIYGMGGVGKTTLLKNIHNEILRRQDKYDVVAWIVVSRPTDPTKIQKAIWEKLNLDRSEFDRTSESDRTGKIYSIMKRKSFLLFLDDIWEKIDLLNLGIPYRGHEWKSKIIFTTRSEEVCGQMQAERTKKIDCLPPDKALELFREKVGEETWTAHVEIPRLAECLVKECAYLPLALITVGAAMASRKDPDKWRRAIEYLQNRPSGFARMAERVLSVLEFSYEALPNETQKKCFLYCSTFPEDFVYHMDELIDLWMGEGFLSECDGSHEARNLGINIIEHLIDVCLLEEVDNSIFGETTFKMHDVVRDMALWLVSEHGQKKNKIVCLEKQRSFEPKEFMKWTNAETIFLQIRHQEMENFPVTPTAFSSLSTLIKRDTSVKTFPKGFFSSMPLLRVLDLSLNSHLEELPEDIGALVNLRYLNLWWTQITKLPVELKTLTKLVFLLLDDRCGVPKGLVPSLPFLRVFSWVMGKWGNPINEGEELNVIEELNGMNNQIDDVCLGLHFAASVQELLTDCPHLQRCLRELDLGRCVGLRSLIIPKPSLRRMEHLRVLWVLECEFEEISITVVQLLV